DNA from Fusarium verticillioides 7600 chromosome 4, whole genome shotgun sequence:
GAATCGATCGTGGGAGGATTCGAGGGTATCGTACTCGTGGTAGCAGTATCTAGAGATAGTTAGCTAGGCTATTCAAACTTGGCACGAACCATCTTGACATACCGAGGGACTGTTGATCCCGCCTTCTCGCAGGCTTGAATAAGAGCAGAACCAGCTAGAATTCCGTCAGTAAACACCCATGAACACATCCGGACAACCCATCATACCTTCAATCGAGACCTTCTTTCCATCTAGTACCAAGGTTAGCCTCTATATCGTCGTCAATGGCTCTATGCACAAAGATGCTCACCAATTGTCAGCTCCACCTCGGCCGGGCGCTGGCTTGTCGTCGCGAAAGTTCGCGAGACATTGACCGCCCGCCGGCTCGTCCGCCAAGCCGAACGTGCTAGAGTATTTCGGAGCATCGTGTCGCCTTGACGGAGGGAAGATGAAAAGGGTTGCAGGGTCGCTGGCGGCGAATATATGCTCAGTCGTTGACGTCTTGAAAGGGAACCTGCTGTTCGGGTGATGGATTTAGTGGCGCTAGTCCGCGATTAATTTACGTTAATGCTCATTGGCCAGTGTCGTTTTCTATTTGCCTCAGGCCACAGCTCTAGATCCTACCTCATATTTTGCAATTTGCAGCTGGAGCTTTTTGAatttttcttcttctaccaAATTAATTGTACACGGGCACACTTTATTGTAGGTGAGCTTGCGCAACAGATCTGCTCCGGCAGAGCTGTTGCTTCAGTCGAGTCTTCCTCTATCTTGTGCTCAAGATTGATATTCACGCCGTTTATGGAAGCATGGGAGAGTAACCAATCTCCATGACCGCTGCCTCTTACCGCCGGTCGTTACATAccaccaagtccaaccaATACTTAGAGTAGTTGTAGATCTTGCATGAACCGAAAAGTGTACGTGTCTCCATTTTGGGTCTATGTGGTCATCTATGAACTGCAGCTGCATTGCATGGCCCGCTCGGTTTTCGGAGGGTCATCTGTCCATCGgagctcctcatccttatcGCCATTATACGTCTTTCCATCGAATGTCTCGCCATCCCAGCGATCTTCAAATGGATTGAGAGACATATGCATGACGCGATTCAACACATCTCGCTCACCGTCCTTCTCAACGCGTTGgatgagctcatcaaggatcCAACCGCGAGGAACGAAGTTGGGGTTCACTCGCTTCATCGCCTCGATTCTGTCACTGTCTGTAGATTCTGAGACGTCCCCTCCCTCGTCCTTCCAATCTTCGATGATACGCTCGCGCCAGCTTTCAAGCCAGATCGCGAGACGCGCTCTGGCATCCACTTCGGAAACAGTCGTTGGGGGCCCTTCTTtgtggaagaagacagaCGCCTTCTCGTTACGTGCTTCTCCCGTGGCGATATCCTGCAACTTGATATTGCTGAGACGACGAAAGAAGTGGTGAAAGTCAAGTTCCAGTGCCTCCAAAGTGTCGAGAGCCTCACTGAAGAGGATATCAAAGTCAGAGTCCTTGTGCGTCTTGAGACCCAGACGAGCAGTCATGAGTCGTTTGTACTCCGCGAGGAACACTGCCTTGTACTCTTCTCCAGCCTGTGTAATGAGCTTCTCGGCCCTTGCCACTACTTCAGCCTCTTGCTCTTTGGTAACGCCTTCGTTAACAAAAGTTGAATCGTCAACATTGGCGCCTGCGCCCATCAGTTCACCGACCGCCTCGCCAAAGCGAACGAGGTTCCACCAGATTATGGTGGGTTGGTTTCTGTAACTATAACGAAGGGTGTAATCATCATGGTTGGGTGTATATGCAGGATCAAAATTGTCCATGAAAGCAAATGGACCAAAGTCTATTGATAGACCGTAGATCGACGTGTTATCGGTGTTCTGTTATGGGTCAGCAGGTTTCTATCTCGAAGTTTGAGCGACTTACCAAAACACCATTCATAAACCCATACGCTTGCCAGTGGGCGACCACTTTGGCATTGCGCCGTACAACTTCGCGATATAATCTCGTAAATCTGTTCTCTTCAGAACCATTATCTCCTTCAATAGTCTCAGAAGAAACGCCACGCTTGGGGTCCAGTGATTTAACAGGCTCATCGGGGTCTTCAAGTCGACCTGGCAGCTTATCCCAGCCACCAAATACATCGTTGGCGATGTATGTGGCCAGTTGTCTAATAAGCTTACGGTCTCCTCTAGCTCGAAGGATATCGAAGTTACCAAGACGCAACCACGACTGTGCAAAGCGCAGAACGATGGCGCCCGGCTCGATAGTCTCTCGACGAACCTTTGAGTCTGGCAGAAGCGTAAGTGATAGAGCTCTGGTAGTTGGGATCTTGAGGGCATTGAGTGCTTCCGAGACAATGAACTCTCGGATACTGGATCGTAGGACAGCCTTTCCATCAGCGAACCGTGAGTAGGGTGTCATGCCAGCACCCTTGAGTTGAAGCTCATAGCGCTCACCAGAGGCAGGGTTGGTGGTCTCAAAAAGAGAAATAGCTCTGCCATCACCCAGTTGACCAGCCCATTGTCCGAATTGGAAGCCTCCGTAGCATTGAGCCCAGGGATATCCGccctcgagcttctcttcatcccagCCATATAACTTGTTCCCAGCTACCAGTTGTCTAAAGTCATCGGTAGACTCTTCACCAGACTTGATTCCCAAATCGCGCAACGCAGCTGGGCTAATGGCCAGGAGCTCCGGATCCTTCTGCTCGGCTGGCCGGACCCATGTGTATACGGCATTGCGAACTTGACGAGGTGTAATCTGATCTCGAGGAGTTTTGTGGGAGTCGGCAGGCGTTGGGAAGATGGAATCGGCGGGAAGAGATTCGGTAAAACGCCATGACTTGGGAAGATCCGCAAGTGCCGCGCCTTCGTAGCTAGACGCCGGCGATGATGCGCCATTGCCGTTAGAAATATGGGCAGCCATTTGCTTGAGTCTTGGTAGATgtgatgctggtggtgagcgCGGGACAGCTCTACGTAGGGCGTTGCGGCAGAGCATCAACGGCGGGACGATATGCTTAGGGAAGAGATGGGTTTATAAGGAATGTGTAAGTATTTGGAATCATTTATGTAGACATCAAGGAAGGCGACATTTCAATGGTCCATGGCGATGTGACAGTGTTTGGCTGACAAAAGTGGCAATTACTGACGGTTATCCTCGTTTATCTTGACATCACCTCTAACTAGTTTCCGCTCCGGGGTCTCAGTGCCGCCCCGCGATCCAGATCCAGTTGACTCTTCGGTAAAGCAGGCCCCGGTTATTCGGACGCATGTAAGACGGAACCGGGCCGCCATTCAACTTCATTTACATGATATGTATAAGAGGGTATGTGGAATCAAAAAGATTACGATAAATCaatcaagttcaaggacttGCATTGGCCGATCACTGGACCGGTCCCAAGTTGGGAGGCTACCCTGTATCTTCTGCTAGTTACCAAAATGGTGTAATTAGAACGACATGGACATTGCTCTGTTGTTCATAGCACATCAGAATCGAAACACGAACTAAAAGACGTCTCAGTTGGTGGCTACCACTCGTAATCAGTCCCAACGGGCTTTGATTCTACGAGCGAATAGACcttgtttcatcattgacgCCCCTAAGGTGTTCGGGTCATCCGTGTAGAAACGCCTCTCTATCGAATTCCTAACCCCCCCCCGATCAAACTCTTCAAATGGCGTGAAAGAGATGTTGTCAGAGACCAAGTCCTcctttttatatatatcCCGTCCGCAAACTCAAACAACCGAGAGGTACTTTAGATATCGGAACCTCCCATCGGAGTTAAGGCCTAAATTTAGGAGCTTTTCGAGAGACATCTTGATCATCATATTGACTGTAACTCGCCCAGCTAAATCAAGCCACTATTACGAATTATATCTATCTGACACGAAACGACAAACAGACCACTACGTCCTCTCCTAGGACCTATCGTTCTCATCAAACTTGTTCCTCCAGAACCCACGGAAATGCTTCTTAGCACCAAGTCGAGAGATCTCTGCAATCTCATCCTGTGTCAACTTGAATTTAGGTAGCTTAGCCAAGTATCCCTCGAGTCGCTCAACCTTGTTGCTTGTTGTAAGCGCAATGATGTCCTGGTCAATGACCCATCGAAGACCGACTTCACTTTCTGTCACGCCGTACTTCTCGGCCAACTTTGTGTAGAAAGGGTCTACAGGTCCGCCCTTAGCAGTGACAATAGGAGTAAGGGGGCCGTAAGCAGAAACAGCAATGTTGTGCTTCTTGTGAAAGTCAACAAGATCGCCGTGCTGGAGATACGGGTGGTACTCAATCTGGTTGATAGcaggcttgatcttggcggtcttgagaacagccTCAAGGTGCGACTGGAGGAAATTGGAAACACCAATagacttggccttgccagattccttgatctgctcTAGCTCGGCCCAACGCTGCTGCAGGTCCTCATCGGTCTCGGCAAACCAAGGGCCGTGAATCAAGTAGAGATCCACATACTCCAGACCCAGCTTCTGGAGAGAAACATTGAAAGAGTCAATAGCAgagcccttcttctcagcagggatcttggtggtgacatAGAGCTGTTCCCGAGGAAcaccaccagccttgatggcttgCCCAAGCTCCTCTTCGTTGCCATAGACTGTAGTTTTGTTAGATGTGGTCACAGCTTGATACTCTGTTCTGCTCACCTTCGGCACCGTCCAGATGGCGATATCCagtcttgatagccttgGTAGTGATGTCAACTACATGCTGGTCGAGTCCACTCTGGGGATCTTTCTTGTACTGAGCTGTTCCCAGACCGAAAGCTAGCTAATGATTGTGAGTAATGTTCCGTATCGAGGATGATTTGGCCTGTTGATGGCTCTCTCGGAATCCAAGAGGATAAACTTACAACCGGAATCTCATTGCCGTCATTGAGTTTGTAGGTGGGGACATCCTTTGTAGCGACACTGCCCATTTTGGCGGTATTTCACAGTCTTGTTGCGTGAGGAATGTGTTTCAAGTATGAATTAATTAAATcttcagaagttcagagTCTAGAGCGAGAAACTTGgtgtgaagaagagtgatTGCCGCGGATAGCTTGTACATTGCCGTATTGGTTTAAATAGGTGGTTCCCCTTCCTTGTACTGATACCTACTACCTAGTCTACTTGATCTCCTCCCCCACCCTCGGCTTTGATATGGCGATTTACGGCGGGACAATTCCGTGATTTATAACGATATGTATGAGGACGGGGTAAAGAGGAGGTGAACCACTACGCAGTGACTATTGCCGTATTATTAGTATGAAGTGGGTTGTAGAATTGACGCAATTGCAACCATCAGTAGCGAGACCAGACGTCTAAGAGATTGATCTAGATCTGGCTGGTCACACTCGACAGTAAATGAGGAAGCATTCGACCCTTGTTCTGAGATGCTCTCGAGAGACATATTTCATATGTTAATAATGCTCCAATTTCAAAACACTTACAAGTCATTAGATACTTATTGCTGGTATGTGTTCTTGATCCTGCCCACCTTGGGCGACTACGCTTTACTTTGAGTTACGCTAGGTTAGTTTATGTCACTGTAATGCTGCGTATGCTCAATACAGAAAAGTCGGCGGCACTTCATTGCATCAATGACGACTGAATGTGTACGAAAGGCATGACCTTATTTGTTCATGGTCCGTCTTGCAACTTGGTATCCATGCTACGAGGGTAAACTATACGTATATAATGGTGGTTTGCCGATACCGGCCGCgcaacaaccaacaaatGAAATATGTATACATTAAATTAATAAACTTTGGAGAACACAATACACACCGCTGTCCCGGCCAACTGTCATCAACCATAATTCAAAGCTCATCGTCAGATTCAGTGTCACTCCCTGCAGGAGCGGGTACAGGTGCAGCCTTTGTCGACTTCTTTGTCTCGAACGGCAGAGCtcgcggcggcggcggtctCTCGCTCTCCTTGGAAGCAGTCTTGCCCCGTGAAACAGTGTCTGGTGCCTTGTTTTGCTGATGTGGTCTTGAGTCGAgggcatcgtcatcttcgtcgtcgctatCACCAGATGCCGTCGCTTCTGTGGTGTTCCCGGGATCCGTATCCACGGCCTCCTGCTTAGGGTCGACACTCATCgtgtcaacagcatcatcgtcctctgATTCTTCAAGTCTTTTTGATGCGGGAGCCTTTCTTTTCGACGCCCTTGACTTGCCAGCTTGGCGAGTAGGCTTCTTTGGTTTCGGTTGCTGAACCGAGTCTTCCACAGCCTGGGAACGCTGAAATTGGCCCGTTATGCTTGGATTTGTTGATAGTATATTTAatgcttgctgctgttcgCGAAttttgaccttcttctcgtttAGGAGATCCCTGAACTTCCTGAGCAACGCTatttcatcctcttctttcgCTTTGATTAACTCTTCCAGCTGTAACTGGAGCTGAGCCACAACAGCCTCCGACTCGGAGGATTTTACCGACAGGTCTGCCGCAGTTTGTTTACTTGAGGCAGAGGCCTCGACCGCTGCACCACACCAATCGAATAActcaatggcctcatctGGATCATGATTGAGGGTGATCGAGCCCAGACGTTGCTAAGAGGGTTAGTAAAAAGACCATGTTTTAGAATGGCATCATGGTCTTACAGTGATACCCTGTATGTCCTTTCGAATGGTGATTGAGATGGACTTTTCGCTCTGGACCGTGGCTGTGGCTTGAATATCGAGAAGGGGTTCCTGCTGAAACAATTCTTCGAGAATCCGCTGCCATTCGCTGTCTGAAGCAGGGCAATTCTTCACACGGAGAGACACGACCCTATCATGTTTCACTATCGACAAAGTCAGATTCAGGGTTCGAAAGGGTGATCACGTTCGCGCCAGTGCTGGAGATTGCAGAGACAAGGCTTCTCCCAGATTGCGCTGTTAGAGGGAGAGTAACGGAATGACTTACGGGATGCGACATAAGGTTCCTCTCCTTCAGTGCCCACCAGCTTCAAATCAAGCCGTTTCGAACCATTGGGCGTGGCTTGTAAAAGGACAAAGGAGGATTTGTCGTCACTCCGGGGGAACTTGAGGactcgagctcgagaagccaTTGGACAAGATAGGTCCCGGTAGAAAGGGTCCAGTGAGACTCGTGTGGTTGTCAGACCTACTTGGGGTTCAGATCAAGGCCGGTGGAATGACGCCAGATGATGGGGCGCCACGAGAAGAATATTTGATGGAGCGTTCTAACTCCCTTGTCAAAGAAGCAAGTGAGACACGTTATACGGGCCGAGGAGATCAGCGTTTGAAAGCT
Protein-coding regions in this window:
- a CDS encoding alcohol dehydrogenase, with product MGSVATKDVPTYKLNDGNEIPVLAFGLGTAQYKKDPQSGLDQHVVDITTKAIKTGYRHLDGAEVYGNEEELGQAIKAGGVPREQLYVTTKIPAEKKGSAIDSFNVSLQKLGLEYVDLYLIHGPWFAETDEDLQQRWAELEQIKESGKAKSIGVSNFLQSHLEAVLKTAKIKPAINQIEYHPYLQHGDLVDFHKKHNIAVSAYGPLTPIVTAKGGPVDPFYTKLAEKYGVTESEVGLRWVIDQDIIALTTSNKVERLEGYLAKLPKFKLTQDEIAEISRLGAKKHFRGFWRNKFDENDRS